AATTCGACCAGAGTGCACGTGGGTTTGCATTTGTGGAGTTCAATCTAATGAAAGAGGCAGAAACTGCTATGAGCCAATTGGAGGGGGTACATTTACTTGGAAGAAGATTGGTGATGCAGTATGCTGAGCAAGATGCCGAAAATGCTGAAGTTGAAATTGAGAGAATGACAAAGAAGGTCAAGAAACAAGTTGCCACTCAAAACTTGGCTGCTGCGAGATTGGCAGGAAAGGGCAAGATTGAATTGGAGGAAAaggatgaagaagattttgatTGAGATTTTCAGTAGATATATAGGTGGATCTTGTGAAAAGGATTTTGatgtttttcaaaaataatgattgcATTAATTAGTAGTAGCAATAGagaaaacttgaaaaaaaaatataaatatacggaaagaaaaaaaaaaaagaagaaaaagaactTTCTATAACCATCTTCTTTTACAGACAAGTGACCAATGTTTCCCTTCACTAAACTAACAAGCAATATATGCTTGAAGAACCATTTCTTCAGCAATGGGAATCTCTTATCACTCTCATTGAAGAATATGAGACAACAAAAGGTTTTGTCCTTCAGATCGAATATTCAGTTATTGCAATCTAATTTTATACCGATCAGAGGTTACATCAGGGAAACTGTGTATCAACAAACAAGAAACTCACCTTTAAGGAGAAGCAGCACTTGGAAGCAATACAATCTGTTTTATAACAGATCCAACTGggataaattgaaaaagccGTTATTGTTCACTATTGCATTTTGTGTGGGGACAACTTTAGTAACACCATATTTGTTTACCTACACTCCTTTATCCTACTTCAAACGAAACCCACAATCACTTCTTTGGTCGCTTATAGGTATTAATGGTGCCGTGTTTTTGATGTGGCGAATTCCACGATTGCAATGGTTTACCATGAAATACGGAATCTTGTTCAAAGACAACTTACAATCTCCTTGGACATTATTGGGCTCGGCCTTTTCCCATCAAAGCTTTGCTCATTTTTTCATAAACATGTTGGCATTTCAATCATTCGGCTCTACCTTGGTGGCATTCTTGGGTGTATCTAACTTTACAATCATGTACTTGAATTCGGCGGttatttcttcatttgCTTCGTTGGCAATTCCTATGTTTTTAGGATCATCTTTATCAGTTGCCTCATTGGGTGCGTCGGGTGCTATATTTAGTGTCTTTGGTGTATTTTCCTTTTTGTTCCCTGCTTCACCTGTTGGATTGTTTTTCATCCCAATTCCAGGTGGTGCTTGGATGTTGTTCCTTGGTACTACACTTTGGAATGCTGCTGGGACCGTTTTACGTTGGGGTACATTTGATTATGCTGCTCATCTTGGGGGAAGTATTGTTGGAATAGCTTACGGTTACTGGTacaatagaaaaagaaaacagcAAATTCGTAGACGAAGACATACATTAGatttctaaaaaaaaaataaagaaagaattatAAAATGTTGTTATTTCCTTTCCATGTATATAGTAGTTATTTATACAAAAGatactttctttttcttctttggtgattcttcttcttgttcttgagATTCTTCGTCAGCTCTTCTTGCCTTTgcattttttcttctagtTGAACGAGCTACTGATGCTTTACTTCGAAGTTCGTCTTTCTTACCTTCCAATTTGTccttcttttgttgttcctTTCTTTCGATTTCTTGTCTTTTCAAGTCTCGTATCTCTTCTAATCTTCTTGACTTTTCCAATTTACTCTCATTGACTTGGTCGTATTTGTCGTTTATAGATTTGACAAGTCTATTCATTGTTAATGTGTCGTTGTCATCGACAAACTTTTTACCCTTTTTTCCACGTTTGGCTTTAACTCCTGGAACAATTGCTTTGTTCAATGTGGGTATATTCAATTGGTCTTCTCTATATTCCTTTCCATTTTTAGCTCCGTATAACCTTATTTTTGCTTGCTGTTTTTTAAGTgccaattttgaaatcttttttACTTTTGACTTTGGTGTTAGTTTTGGTTGATCAGCTAACAAGTTTTTGGCAGCAGAATCTGAAAACACTTCAGAATCTACTGTTCTGGTCTTGTTCTgtgttttgtttcttttagCAGTTTTTGATTGTCTTGGTGCCATGATATAATATTGTGTAGCAGGATAGCCTATAAatgtaaaaaaaaggtaCTTGTGATGAGATgcttggaaaaaaaaaagaaaggtaaaaaaaaaattatcgaAGACTGTCTAACCACATCGCAAAAAAGAGACAGCCATATTTTCTTACACTGTAACGCGGACCAAGTAATAACACTACAATAAACTCATAAATACCATCTAAAAAAGGTGTTACTACTCCTTTATAGATAATGTAATTAGTTGCAGTaaaattaacaaaaaattaagcaaaaaaacaaactcCAATGCGGGGAATCGAACCCCGGTTTGCTCGGCGCTCTGTTTCtaagaaagaaatgaaaGCGAACCGTGATAGCCACTACACTACATCGGACTTGTTGTGTCAGTTTAGAATAGCTGCTTCTTAATATGGTATCTAAATTCTAGCAATATTTCTTCACTCGTATGTAATAAAGCATATGTTGTAACCTTCAGAATGAAActtaaatcaacaattagCAAAATCAGATCATATTAATAAAACATCTAGTAGtgtatttttctttttaataattttttgttcaaaattGGTATCAAAATTTTACTACTTCTGATGAAAGAACTGATGAGATACACCCTTCTCTATTCAACTTACACACAGTAAAAAGACATTAGAGGCGCTAAACTCTTACAGTGATATGatttgtaattgatttttataATTCCGAAAAATGTGTTTATTATACCAATCGCAATGCGTTATCTCTTATCTATATTTTTCCCTTATCAAAATTGACAAATAAACACCTTTAATTAATTCCTCCACCTTTTAATTTCGAGGAGATAAACGACTATTTTTCTGAATATTTAGAGCCAACCGtttgctttttctttttcagtTACAAATCTTAACTTTATATCAACAATGCCAACTGAACCAATCCGTTATGTTACTAAAGTAGACCTTACAAAACCGGGTGATCAACAACCTCATCTCCACAATAGATGGCATCCGGATATCCCTTTTGCAGAGACAATCAAGCCAGGTGAAACAGTGAAAATTGAGTGTCTCGACTGGACgggaaatcaaattaaaaacgACGATACTGCAGATGACATCTTAAATGTCGATTTAAGCAGAATCCACTACTTGTCAGGACCATTCAATATTGAAGGAGCTGAACCTGGAGATGCCTTGGTTGTGGAAATCAAAGACGTGCAACCATTAGAAAGACAGCCTTGGGGGTACTGTGGTATTTTCCATAAAAAGAATGGAGGAGGATTTTTAGACAAGTTTTACCCCGAGGCAGCAAAAGctatttttgatttagaaGGTATCCATGCTACATCGAGGCATATTCCTCATGTCAAGTTTACCGGATTGATTCACCCCGGAATAATGGGCACGGCACCATCTGCAGaagttttgaaagaatGGAATTCCAGAGAGATAGGTTTAATCAATGACATTCAACATCAGCATGAAACCAATGTTGCAAATGGACCGTTAGAAACCAATTCTCATCCTGGTAGTGCTACAGGAACTCTTGCTCTGAAAATTGCCAAAGAAGGTGCTCGGACTATACCTGGAAGACCAGAAAATGGTGGAAACTGTGATATTAAAAACCTTTCTCGTGGATCCAAGTGCTATCTCCCAGTTTATGTTGACGGAGCAAAGCTTTCAGTTGGAGATTTGCATTTTTCACAAGGCGATGGTGAGATTTCCTTTTGCGGGGCAATTGAGATGCCAGGAGTAATAACAATCAAAGTATCTATCATCAAGGGTGgcattaaaaaattatccTTAAAAAGTCCAATATTCATCCCAGGTGACGTTCAAAATCATTACGGACCTTCGAGATACTTGACATTTGAAGGGTTTTCTGTAGATGAAGCTGGGAAACAACAGTATTTGTGTGCAACAACAGCTTACAGACAAGCTTGTATTAGAGCTATTGAGTACTTGAGAAAATTTGGTTACAACGATTATCAAATCTACTTATTGCTTTCCAGTGCACCTATTGAGGGTCATATTGCTGGAATAGTTGATGTTCCTAATGCATGCACAACCTTGGGTATCCCAATGGATATTTTTGACTTTGATATTAGTCCAGAAGGAAactttgaagaaaaagatatgaaaaattgtgCATTCGTTGAAGGTGCTAAACATAGTGTAACATACGACTATAAATAAGTATAttgagaaaaagaaaataagcgaactaaaaattaaaagaaacCAGCtaaattttcaagttttctAATCTGTCTCCCAAGTATTCTGCACCATGGTAGACTAAATTCTCATCAGGCTTGTTCAAATCCTTCAAGTCAGAAACTGGTCTCTCACCCCTGGCAGAAGCACGGATAATCAATCTTGAATCAGTAGtatcaaaatcaagaatGGCAGTGTGACCAACAACTCTGTTATCAAATATAACCACCGTGTTTGGTTCCCAGTGAGCTCTAATTTGAAAGTCATGACCTTTCCAAATATGATCAAGTAAAAAGTTTAACAAGTAGGAAGATTCCTCTTCTTTCAACCCCTCAATTCTTCTAGTGAAACCGTTATTGACATACAAAACTTTCTGGCCCAAAGGAGTAGTTCTAACAATTGGATGCATATTTTCAACTGGATGTCTCTTGACATGACCCTTTTTGAAAATGGCAAAATTAGCTTGTTCAACAGCACTATGAACGGCCTTCAACCcttccaatttttctttaaataaTGGAGATAAACGATTATAAGCTTCGACGGTGTCAACAAAAACAGTATCCGCTCCACCAGATTGAGGGATATTGGTAGCAGCAAGAAAAGAAAGCGCAGTTGGATTTAATTCATAAGAAACATCTGAGTGAAGTGCAACAAGGttagttttcttttcaaatggATACTCTTTAGTATCTCCACTCAAAACAACATGAATATCAGGATGATCTTTTGGAGCACCACTGGTTGGGTGAATATGCAACGGACCATAATGACTAACATATTTTGTAACAAACTCTGGACCTTTGTCAATAAAGTCTTGATCTCTAAACACTAAAACACCTCTTTGAGCAGCAAGCAAAGCAACCTCATCTTTGGCAGCATCATTAAGTTGTGACAATTGGATCCCTTTAATTTCTGTACCCAATTTAGGAGATATATTGGAAGTTGTATAATCACCACCTTTTGGAAACAAGTTTGGCAAATCTTTATTGGCTCTTAAAGCAGGATCATGGAACTCCAAAAATTCATATGGCTTATAACTCTCATTTCTGTCCCAAGTTGGGAGATAAGGAGAAGACTCgatgtttattttttgtgCAGACTTAGGAGCAACTTGAACAAACCCTTTGTTGTCACTAACATATTCGGTTCCTCCACCAAGAGCTTCAGATGGTCTAGTATAACGTGATGGCATATTTGGCTAACAGAAAACAATGCTGTGTAAGATATATTCTTATTGGTTCAATAAAGTTTAAAACCCAAATCGAATATTAGGAACAGTTGCTGTATTTATACATAATTCgatttgattatattaAAGTGTGGCtgctaaaaaaaaaacaagaaccaagaaaacaaacaaaagaaaccCACAGTTTTCGTCGGGTTCTTGGTGTTTCCACAGAACGAACCAACCTAATTATGAAGTCACTGTGAAACTCATTAAGAAAAACCATTAGAGATGTGatctttttcttggaaATCAATAAAGCAGTTTTGGATGTGGCTCCAAAGGTTTGCAATTTTtgcaatttattaaaaatattactTGTGATCTTGAGTTCGGTGAAATACttaatttaattggttATGTGGAAAAGCTCCAGGATACTAATTAGGCAAAACCCCGTTCCATATATGCCACAGTTTCTTATCGAAAATGTACTtgtattcaatttttcgGAAACCAATCCCTTCATGGAAATACTTGTTGAAACTAACAGCAAACGTTATTCATTGTAGAGGTTGACTAATAATGACCCCCCTAGAGTAAAAAGATACTAGCGgctttatatttttgtgtTTAGTACCTAACTAGATGTATCAAGAATCTTTTATGTTTTAATCTCATTGAAACAATCTTTAAAAGCCGTTGGCCTTATCGATTGCGGAAAAACAAGAGCAGAACTTTTTTTCCTCCCGTCAACGCCATGTCCACTTTTTCTTACTGATAAGATAGACTAGGTGTAAATGAGTCGAACACAAGAAGAAACAGAGCACCATTCTGTGAAGTTTAATTGGAATGTGTTTCCAGTCACAAGGCTAGAAGAATCTCAAATGTCGACTCCTTTAGGGTGTGTGTATACTCCATTCAACGACTCCAATGTACCACCTCAAACCAAAGGCTTACCCATTTCTTGCACAACTTGTCAAGCTTTTTTGAACCCGTTTATCAAATTGGATAGGAAAAATGGAATGTGGTGGTGTCCATTCTGTCAAAAGAGAACTTATTTACCAGAGTCAATAAATGTTCCGGAAATTGCAACTTCAGTTGAAGATTGGCCAATAGAAATGAGAGAAACAAGTACTACAATTGATTACGAGTTGCCCCATGATATTACCGAGAACACAACCACGGCTTCCCCGTTGActtattattttgtaattgacAGATATCAGCAttcagaagaagaatctttgaataaattgCTAGCTTCGATAGTgtcaacaataaaaaacaacatCCCCTTAGGAAGCATGATTGGGATAATGactttcaacaaatcaGTTCAATTACATAAAATTAGTACCAAGGAAACAGTCGAGATATCGAGAGACGACATTCCCAATTGTGACAAATACTGGAAgttatttgaaaaactgGTCATTGAGCAATTACTGAATAGACTTGGGTTGACCAATACTCTGTCagaattaaattcaaacaacCTTTTGAGAAACAACTACGTAATAGAGCTATCGGAGAATAATATGGAttcaattatcaattatatattgAATATCAAACCCACTTATACCGAAAAACACAAGCCTTCAAGATCAACAGGTCTTGCCCATTACATTTATTCAATCATGTTTTCTCAATCAAGAGTTAAAAACTTTATTGGGaaagttttgttttttactAGTGGTGCATGTACAGAATTTCCTGGGAAAATAGTGGATGAAAACTCTCCAATTAGATCACATAAAGATATTTATGATCTAGAAGCACCGTTTTTTCCTGAGGCATCAAAATTCTATACGGTTTTGTCTTACATTGCAAATGGTCAATCAATAGCTCAATCAGTTGAAATTGTGAAATCGTCATCATCCAAAACTACACAGTATAACATCGATCAGGCATCTCCAGTATGGTCTGTCAGCTTGTACGCCGGATCTTTGGACCAGGTAGGTGCATATGAGATGAAACCACTCGTAGCCAACACTATGGGctcttttttcttgacTGAGACACTTGGCTCTTATCAGATTAAAGACATGATTACGAGGGCTATTGGTTTGAGTCATCACAAAGCACTTTTGGAAGTGTCTACATCCATTGGGTTGAAAACGTCTAAGTTGATATTTAATGGTGGGTATGCATTACCATCATCCTACCATAAATCCTCTAAATACAACCATTTATATCAcattaaaattgatgacGAACTTGGTGAATTCGATTCCCCACATGCCAAAAAAGCATTTACTAATAGATGGAAATTCAACGAACTAAAAAAGGATGACACTTTATcgttatttttcaaaatggaGTCAGCAAAATCTACTGAAGATCTTAGCAACGGTTCAATCACTGAGATTTTCATTCAGTTTAAATTGAAGTCTTGGGATGTggttaaaaataaatgggTTACTAGAGTTACTACCATTCGTAAACCCACAACTTTATCTTACGTGAAAACAAGCACAGGAAAGAAGAATCATCAAAGCatgattttaaaagaacaaaaatttacaCTTGGTTTTGATCAAAGAGTTTGGACGATTTTGCTAACTAGGTTgttaatcaacaaaattgatACAAACCTTGGgtattcttcttttgacGAACTAGTGGATCTTATTGATAGTACAATAGTCAAACTACTTCATTATTTTGGAGGGATTTCAGTAGCCAACAGTCATACTCAATCTTCGAACCCATATTACCGCTTACAGACAATGTATGAATTGAACCAAAAATTTAAAGAGTTACCATCATTAATTTACAGTTTGAGAAAGAATTCCGatttaatcaaaattttcaattcaagtCCGGATGAAACAACATATTATCATTCATGGTTTTTAAGGATGAACATGCCTTTATCAATCAAAGTTATTGAGCCTGTGCTAATCAACGTAGCAGACCATATCACTCGCTTACCGTTAGATTCAacttgttttgattttgcaCCTGCtgattcatttttaatacTTGATACCGGGTTTACCTTAAcattatattataaatgTCACAACCAAAACAAGTTAGACTTGCATCCTtctgataatgattttatgATAGAGAACAAGGACTCAAAACTACCATGGAATATTATTGAACAATATATTTCTGAACGTCAGGTTGTTCCAAAAATTGTCATAACTCAAACCAATCATTCACAAGCAAGATTTTTAGTGTCACGGTTAAATCCAACAACCTCAGActcaacaaaagaaaatcagCCACACTTGGACAACAATAAAGCTGGGTTTTGGTCGTTTTGGACTAGCAATAATAGAAAGAGCTCTAAATTAATTCCCGAAGATCTAAGCTTAAAGAGATATTATGACgatttaattgaacaagtacaaaaattcaaaatctaGATAGAATTCTATAGATCACTAATAAACTTTTTCACCACTGACACCAAATGTTCGATAACACCAGCATCGGAGCCATCCCCCAAATTATGGGTCGCACCTTTAATTATTTGACTGTGCTCGCTCCAATACTGTGATGAAGTTGATTGTTTCCAAGTGCTGACCAAATTTTCCTTGTCAACATATTCAGGcacaaattcatcaatgCTTCCGTAAAGCACAAGAAGTGGTTTATTTACTTTACCAAAACTTTTGGTGTAATCCTCTTGAGTCaaataagaagaaaaataatcatcatcGCCTCTCTTACTAGCCAACGAATAGAATCTGTAAGCAGATGTAGGTACACCCCAGGTAAGTTTACGATACTCTTGAGGTAAAATCCCACTCTCTTTCCCTTTGGAAATATATTCATCGTAAACCCTTTGGACCAATGCTTCGTGTTTGGTGGGATCGCGGCCCGACAGAAGTGCTTCCAGATCTGAAACTGGAGCTTGTAATATACCTCCTTGCACCTGAGAAGTTTCAGGtatattttctttgtaTAACGTCTTTGTTAGATAATGAATCACATCTTGACACCCTGTGGAATGTCCCATGATCACAATTTTTTGTCTATTACCACCACGTTCTGAACGGAAATACTCAATAGCAGATTGCAATTCCGACGTGTCACGATCCAATGATGATGTACCCCAACCTTGGTAGGCAGAGGATAGTAAGACCTGAACTAAACTCCAGGACCCACCATCTGTGCTTTGAAACTCATTGCTTGCAGAATCAGCTAATTCGGGCAAATATGGAATGTTCAATAGACCATTTCCTAAACCACCCACGAATAAGATAATGTTTGGCGATATGTTGCTGGGATCCGTGGTGAACTCAAATGCAGTTAAATTGAATCCGTAAGTATGAACTATCCCTCTTTGTTGTGGTACCAATTTCAATGACATTGTGTAGTATTCTTTGTTGAACACAAATGACAATGGTGtattaaagaaaacaaatggGTAGAGAAACAAAAGTGGAAACAGATTCAAATAGAGAacgaaagaaaaaaaaaccgcgagagagaaagaaaaataagaaCCTCGCCACAAAAGTGTGGCTTATCTTAGATCTGgttaaattcttttttagaCGAGCTTcaacacaacaacaatagatCAGAATTAAGGGTACTCAAGAACGATAGGATTATTTTACCTGGTACACAGTtctaatataaatataaacacAGAAAAACTACACGGAgtaaataaacaacaagCAAAAATTGCGGTCGCTTATCATTTTAAATGATGGGAGAAGGATACTGCAAGTAATTAAACATCCGGTTTTGATTCTCAATATGTAGGCACTGCTAATGTTTGCAACAAAAACTGTTTGACGAAAGAAAAGTAGGAAAGGATCTACATCAACAGCAACTTTATGCAAAGGTTGTCACAACAAGCCTTGTAAATTATCATGAAACAACAGTTGTTATGAGATTTGTCATGTCAACTACTACATGTAACTCCTTTATCAGTTAAATAATGTCAGAgtcttttgttttcaaaaccATAATTTGCCTATATGGTGGAAGTCAAGTTTAGCCAATAGTTAAGttattgataaatgatAAGCCACATCAATAAGCAGAGCTAGAACACATTTAGCCCTATAATGTCAACTAAGATTAATATCAGAAACTACTGTTACCGTTATTGTTACTTATTATCCATCAATATTCTGGGGCTAATTGTCTTGTCTCGTAGTAAtcagtatttttttttcttgtttcaaaatacaCGAACATTTCCATTTGAAACAAAGGTTACTTGTCAAAACTCTTAAATCAAGCTGTTTTCTTGTTTGACGATCATACAATAAAAGTTCTTTGAAACATCTCACTTTCATTGTGATTGTCTgttattataatatatgAGTTGAAGAGTATCCCTATCCATCAAGgaaattttagtttttttttccttttaaTTTTCGTTTCGGTTTAATCCTTAGGTTTTTGTTTATCGAGCAACTATCACTCATCAGTGTATTTTATATTCATAGGAGAGATATACAGCTATCATGGCATCACCAATTAGCAACGACTCCTTTCTACAGTGGGATGCCGCCCAAGTGTCAACAtatataaattcaattttaccCCACGAACAACGGCGTATCGGTAATGTATTTCTAGACAATAATGTTGATGGATCGTTGCTTCCATTTATCACAACAGAACATTTGAAGGAAATCGGCATCATTTCACTTAAAACACGTCTTGTCATCAAAAAAGGAATCAGTGATCTTATTGCAGCACATTATTCTAAATATCCACCAAAATCATACAATGACCCAGATtacaaattgaatcatGTCAACATTAGCAACAACTACACAACGGTGCAATCCTTGAATCTATCTACAGTGTTAATGCAAGATATGATGAAAAAGCTAAACTATGAGTTAcataaacaaaaatcaacattTGTTGCCTCATCCCCGATTTCCCCAACTCACGATGAAATGAAGAAACTCAACgacaattttatcaaactCAAAACGGATTTGATACCAATAATAAGATTATTGAAAGATTCCAAGCCATTACCAACCCCGACTCTAGATCCTGGTCCAGCTGCATCCATGGACTCGCCCTCATATTTCTCGTCACACCATCATTTAGAGCATGacagttttgaaaaaggtTTATCTCGATCGGGAAGTGGTAACGCTATGACCAGTAACAATAGGACACCAACGACAATACCCAGTCCAGCATCGAATAGGTTTTCTTCTGGGTCATTATTATCCATGGGAACTGGGAAAATAGTATCACAGTCTGTCCCCAAATATCCAGAGAATAAAGCAAACAACGATTTCACGTTACAAAAAGTTGGTCTACCTCgaaataattcaaataagAGCTTAGAGTCTCATGACAGACAGCAAAATGCTAGTGGAATCAGACCAAGATTAGTACAAAACCCATCATCTAATTCAATGCATACGGTTACGTCACCGGGTGGCATACCACCGCAATCTGCTTCAGCAGTAGCAACTGCAGCAATAAATGGCCATGGTAGTGGTTATATTCCACAGGTTTCTACTCCTCCCAATCAGTTGGGCCACCACCATAATCCTGGAACCGAGCCATTGAAACAACTCAGAGCTTCAACAGATGACTCGTGTTTGAAGATTCTACAACAGGCGATGAAGCGACACCATATACCACGTGAGGATTGGTCAAGATACGTGTTGGTTATATGCTATGGCGACAAGGAGCGAATCTTAAAATTAGCTGAGAAGCCTGTAGTGATATTTAAAGAACTACAGGAATTGGGGAAACATCCTGCTATTATGCTTAGACAATTGGCAGATTCTTCAACAGATGACTCGGGGCCTGAATCTGCAATGTATAAT
The sequence above is a segment of the Candida albicans SC5314 chromosome 3, complete sequence genome. Coding sequences within it:
- a CDS encoding uncharacterized protein (Has domain(s) with predicted hydrolase activity, acting on carbon-nitrogen (but not peptide) bonds, in linear amides activity and role in metabolic process), with product MPTEPIRYVTKVDLTKPGDQQPHLHNRWHPDIPFAETIKPGETVKIECLDWTGNQIKNDDTADDILNVDLSRIHYLSGPFNIEGAEPGDALVVEIKDVQPLERQPWGYCGIFHKKNGGGFLDKFYPEAAKAIFDLEGIHATSRHIPHVKFTGLIHPGIMGTAPSAEVLKEWNSREIGLINDIQHQHETNVANGPLETNSHPGSATGTLASKIAKEGARTIPGRPENGGNCDIKNLSRGSKCYLPVYVDGAKLSVGDLHFSQGDGEISFCGAIEMPGVITIKVSIIKGGIKKLSLKSPIFIPGDVQNHYGPSRYLTFEGFSVDEAGKQQYLCATTAYRQACIRAIEYLRKFGYNDYQIYLLLSSAPIEGHIAGIVDVPNACTTLGIPMDIFDFDISPEGNFEEKDMKNCAFVEGAKHSVTYDYK
- a CDS encoding uncharacterized protein (Ortholog of S. cerevisiae Loc1, a nuclear protein involved in asymmetric localization of ASH1 mRNA in S. cerevisiae; Hap43-induced gene; Spider biofilm induced), with the translated sequence MAPRQSKTAKRNKTQNKTRTVDSEVFSDSAAKNLLADQPKLTPKSKVKKISKLALKKQQAKIRLYGAKNGKEYREDQLNIPTLNKAIVPGVKAKRGKKGKKFVDDNDTLTMNRLVKSINDKYDQVNESKLEKSRRLEEIRDLKRQEIERKEQQKKDKLEGKKDELRSKASVARSTRRKNAKARRADEESQEQEEESPKKKKKVSFV
- a CDS encoding uncharacterized protein (Has domain(s) with predicted zinc ion binding activity, role in ER to Golgi vesicle-mediated transport, intracellular protein transport and COPII vesicle coat localization), giving the protein MSRTQEETEHHSVKFNWNVFPVTRLEESQMSTPLGCVYTPFNDSNVPPQTKGLPISCTTCQAFLNPFIKLDRKNGMWWCPFCQKRTYLPESINVPEIATSVEDWPIEMRETSTTIDYELPHDITENTTTASPLTYYFVIDRYQHSEEESLNKLLASIVSTIKNNIPLGSMIGIMTFNKSVQLHKISTKETVEISRDDIPNCDKYWKLFEKSVIEQLSNRLGLTNTSSELNSNNLLRNNYVIELSENNMDSIINYILNIKPTYTEKHKPSRSTGLAHYIYSIMFSQSRVKNFIGKVLFFTSGACTEFPGKIVDENSPIRSHKDIYDLEAPFFPEASKFYTVLSYIANGQSIAQSVEIVKSSSSKTTQYNIDQASPVWSVSLYAGSLDQVGAYEMKPLVANTMGSFFLTETLGSYQIKDMITRAIGLSHHKALLEVSTSIGLKTSKLIFNGGYALPSSYHKSSKYNHLYHIKIDDELGEFDSPHAKKAFTNRWKFNELKKDDTLSLFFKMESAKSTEDLSNGSITEIFIQFKLKSWDVVKNKWVTRVTTIRKPTTLSYVKTSTGKKNHQSMILKEQKFTLGFDQRVWTILLTRLLINKIDTNLGYSSFDELVDLIDSTIVKLLHYFGGISVANSHTQSSNPYYRLQTMYELNQKFKELPSLIYSLRKNSDLIKIFNSSPDETTYYHSWFLRMNMPLSIKVIEPVLINVADHITRLPLDSTCFDFAPADSFLILDTGFTLTLYYKCHNQNKLDLHPSDNDFMIENKDSKLPWNIIEQYISERQVVPKIVITQTNHSQARFLVSRLNPTTSDSTKENQPHLDNNKAGFWSFWTSNNRKSSKLIPEDLSLKRYYDDLIEQVQKFKI
- a CDS encoding rhomboid protease (Ortholog(s) have serine-type endopeptidase activity, role in regulation of mitochondrion organization, signal peptide processing and mitochondrial inner membrane localization), which encodes MFPFTKLTSNICLKNHFFSNGNLLSLSLKNMRQQKVLSFRSNIQLLQSNFIPIRGYIRETVYQQTRNSPLRRSSTWKQYNSFYNRSNWDKLKKPLLFTIAFCVGTTLVTPYLFTYTPLSYFKRNPQSLLWSLIGINGAVFLMWRIPRLQWFTMKYGILFKDNLQSPWTLLGSAFSHQSFAHFFINMLAFQSFGSTLVAFLGVSNFTIMYLNSAVISSFASLAIPMFLGSSLSVASLGASGAIFSVFGVFSFLFPASPVGLFFIPIPGGAWMLFLGTTLWNAAGTVLRWGTFDYAAHLGGSIVGIAYGYWYNRKRKQQIRRRRHTLDF
- a CDS encoding uncharacterized protein (Has domain(s) with predicted oxidoreductase activity and role in oxidation-reduction process), whose amino-acid sequence is MPSRYTRPSEALGGGTEYVSDNKGFVQVAPKSAQKINIESSPYLPTWDRNESYKPYEFLEFHDPALRANKDLPNLFPKGGDYTTSNISPKLGTEIKGIQLSQLNDAAKDEVALLAAQRGVLVFRDQDFIDKGPEFVTKYVSHYGPLHIHPTSGAPKDHPDIHVVLSGDTKEYPFEKKTNLVALHSDVSYELNPTALSFLAATNIPQSGGADTVFVDTVEAYNRLSPLFKEKLEGLKAVHSAVEQANFAIFKKGHVKRHPVENMHPIVRTTPLGQKVLYVNNGFTRRIEGLKEEESSYLLNFLLDHIWKGHDFQIRAHWEPNTVVIFDNRVVGHTAILDFDTTDSRLIIRASARGERPVSDLKDLNKPDENLVYHGAEYLGDRLENLKI
- a CDS encoding uncharacterized protein (Ortholog(s) have cytosol, nucleus localization); amino-acid sequence: MSLKLVPQQRGIVHTYGFNLTAFEFTTDPSNISPNIILFVGGLGNGLLNIPYLPELADSASNEFQSTDGGSWSLVQVLLSSAYQGWGTSSLDRDTSELQSAIEYFRSERGGNRQKIVIMGHSTGCQDVIHYLTKTLYKENIPETSQVQGGILQAPVSDSEALSSGRDPTKHEALVQRVYDEYISKGKESGILPQEYRKLTWGVPTSAYRFYSLASKRGDDDYFSSYLTQEDYTKSFGKVNKPLLVLYGSIDEFVPEYVDKENLVSTWKQSTSSQYWSEHSQIIKGATHNLGDGSDAGVIEHLVSVVKKFISDL